A single region of the Candidatus Eisenbacteria bacterium genome encodes:
- a CDS encoding SUMF1/EgtB/PvdO family nonheme iron enzyme, which produces MEADRPRVFVSATTADLGTHRRAVCEELHQAGFDFDVQDYSDPDPSPLPVSLEKRIGECIAVVCLVGSHYGSEPKEQSGPRRSYTQLEYDLAIKIDKPVFVYYPDSSKCMIDGASKEDAEKTKLQTEHFNKLKTKHTAQPFDSIDNLRVRIVRLAHNVLPDLEWLWDYPKRLLESSLLKDGPAGRPVDEAPDLHLVWEVRSPSERRSVPGPFSKVMAPYSRAALVGSSGCGKTVVMKKLLMEAANKLKSKLRGLVERIDGGAEQDAHIPLWLQALHFECENPSVDAMERFAAGGLKGFLGRYGRPWDRIARILEDGRCLILLDGLDEMPSKEWEQRLQAVRAFLERYCSMDRGNRIVVSARPGTLPRGAGERWGFTEVHVPRLDAEGRERLLKWLSRKGQALGRSLPPWIAEPGTAAEVMGESPFFVSVIAELLEEGESLPDDPGLAILDLLRKRIEREFRSHGKGLGWRTLTEKTWSAKDVGDLVLHVLGRVSLSSLESGGEMRIDWSSLRARAHELAKDLRLPIGLPLLPDPRPGPRDSLLEAAAALGLIQADYENEQLFFTHALWRDVLASGEMARRFVRGEKPEQLPHRTERSRRADFVRTAQDQFAPLPPAARAELHWIGACRFLSGLLQGEHRANFYRWLLGRNPALSASLLADRGSPPEDEATRAELVRVYLDEVVSGDRSLLERVVFGRALGMLGDPRLWEEPARPIVPKLALVPGGTYRIGLSEDDRKRLLRVSGRKSSTIAPSEHPAREKVLSAFLLGKYAVTNAHFTRFVETGGYGTRAFWMGDEAGDAAWEWLQKNGGENRRPDFWTNPAYNESNQPVVGIARFEAEAYCRWLTRAARDGRTYRLPTVAEWQAGARGKEGRLYPWGDEPDPSRCNCWHAGYLGMTSPVGVYPEGATPDGIEDMAGNVHELCLDAETGKIYACGGSWM; this is translated from the coding sequence GTGGAGGCTGATCGGCCGCGCGTCTTCGTGAGCGCAACTACCGCCGACCTCGGCACCCACCGTCGTGCGGTCTGCGAAGAGCTGCACCAAGCGGGCTTTGATTTCGACGTCCAGGACTATTCCGATCCGGACCCATCTCCTCTTCCCGTCTCCCTCGAAAAGAGGATCGGGGAGTGCATCGCCGTCGTCTGCCTCGTGGGATCGCACTATGGATCGGAACCGAAAGAACAGTCCGGACCTCGAAGGTCCTATACACAGCTGGAGTACGATCTCGCGATCAAGATCGACAAGCCGGTCTTCGTCTACTACCCGGATTCGTCCAAATGCATGATCGACGGCGCTTCCAAGGAGGATGCCGAGAAGACGAAGCTCCAAACGGAACACTTCAACAAGTTGAAGACGAAGCACACCGCGCAGCCTTTCGACTCCATCGATAACCTCAGAGTGCGCATCGTGCGGCTGGCTCACAACGTGCTCCCGGACCTCGAGTGGTTGTGGGACTACCCGAAGAGGCTTCTCGAAAGCAGCCTTCTCAAGGACGGCCCCGCCGGCCGGCCGGTCGACGAGGCGCCCGATCTTCACCTTGTTTGGGAAGTGCGCTCGCCAAGCGAGAGGAGATCCGTCCCAGGCCCCTTCTCCAAAGTGATGGCGCCTTATTCTCGCGCGGCTCTCGTCGGCTCCTCCGGATGCGGCAAGACGGTGGTGATGAAGAAGCTTCTGATGGAGGCGGCGAACAAGCTGAAGTCGAAACTGCGCGGTCTCGTTGAGAGGATCGACGGTGGAGCGGAGCAGGATGCGCACATTCCACTCTGGCTCCAGGCGTTGCACTTCGAGTGCGAAAACCCCAGCGTCGACGCGATGGAGCGGTTCGCGGCCGGAGGGCTCAAGGGGTTCCTCGGCCGGTACGGGAGACCTTGGGATCGGATTGCGAGGATTCTGGAAGATGGGCGCTGCCTGATCCTCCTCGACGGACTGGACGAGATGCCGAGCAAGGAGTGGGAACAGCGCCTTCAAGCCGTACGCGCGTTTCTCGAACGGTATTGCTCGATGGACCGCGGTAACCGCATCGTAGTCAGCGCGCGTCCGGGGACTCTTCCTCGCGGCGCGGGGGAGCGATGGGGTTTCACCGAGGTCCACGTTCCTCGCCTCGACGCTGAGGGGCGTGAGCGATTGCTGAAGTGGCTCTCGCGGAAAGGACAGGCGCTGGGGAGAAGCCTCCCGCCCTGGATTGCGGAGCCGGGAACCGCGGCGGAGGTGATGGGGGAAAGCCCCTTCTTCGTCAGCGTCATCGCGGAGCTTCTTGAAGAAGGGGAGTCGCTCCCCGACGATCCGGGCCTCGCGATTCTCGATCTCCTTCGCAAGCGGATCGAGCGGGAGTTTCGATCACACGGGAAGGGGCTTGGCTGGAGGACCTTGACCGAGAAGACGTGGAGCGCGAAAGACGTCGGAGATCTCGTCCTTCATGTTCTCGGCCGCGTCTCGCTCTCTTCGCTCGAATCCGGGGGAGAGATGCGGATTGACTGGTCGTCGCTTCGCGCAAGGGCCCATGAGCTCGCGAAGGACCTGAGGCTTCCAATCGGGCTGCCCCTCCTTCCCGATCCGCGTCCGGGTCCCCGCGACAGCCTGCTGGAGGCTGCCGCGGCGCTGGGACTGATCCAGGCCGACTACGAGAACGAGCAGCTGTTCTTCACGCACGCGCTGTGGCGGGACGTGCTGGCGTCGGGAGAGATGGCTCGGCGTTTTGTGCGCGGGGAGAAGCCCGAGCAGCTGCCGCATCGAACGGAGCGGAGTCGACGGGCCGACTTCGTGCGAACCGCACAGGATCAGTTCGCGCCGCTGCCGCCGGCTGCCCGAGCGGAGCTGCATTGGATCGGCGCCTGCCGGTTCCTTTCTGGCTTGCTTCAGGGGGAGCATCGCGCGAACTTCTATCGATGGCTTCTCGGCAGGAACCCCGCACTGTCCGCTTCCCTCCTCGCCGACCGCGGCTCGCCGCCCGAGGACGAGGCAACCCGCGCCGAGCTCGTGCGGGTCTATCTCGATGAGGTCGTTTCGGGAGATCGGAGCCTTCTGGAGCGCGTCGTGTTCGGACGCGCTCTCGGCATGCTCGGGGATCCTCGGTTGTGGGAAGAGCCGGCCCGGCCGATCGTTCCGAAGCTCGCGCTCGTTCCGGGCGGCACGTACCGCATCGGTCTTTCCGAGGATGACCGGAAGAGGCTCTTGCGTGTCTCCGGCAGGAAGTCCTCGACGATCGCCCCGTCGGAACATCCGGCTCGTGAGAAGGTTCTCTCGGCGTTTCTGCTCGGGAAGTACGCGGTGACGAACGCTCACTTCACGCGGTTTGTCGAGACTGGAGGCTACGGGACCCGGGCGTTCTGGATGGGCGACGAGGCGGGAGACGCGGCTTGGGAGTGGCTCCAGAAGAACGGCGGGGAGAACCGCCGTCCGGACTTCTGGACGAACCCTGCGTACAACGAGTCGAACCAGCCGGTCGTGGGGATCGCGCGGTTCGAGGCGGAGGCGTATTGCCGCTGGCTCACGCGGGCGGCGCGCGACGGGCGAACCTATCGGCTTCCGACCGTCGCGGAGTGGCAGGCGGGTGCGCGGGGAAAGGAGGGACGGCTCTACCCGTGGGGAGACGAGCCGGATCCTTCACGGTGCAACTGTTGGCATGCGGGATATTTGGGCATGACCTCGCCGGTCGGCGTCTACCCGGAAGGTGCGACGCCCGATGGGATCGAGGACATGGCGGGAAACGTCCACGAACTCTGCCTGGACGCGGAGACCGGGAAGATCTACGCCTGCGGCGGCTCTTGGATG
- a CDS encoding citrate (Si)-synthase, with product MATLQERLDELVPKWRAERANLLKEKGQKVISEVTVAQAFGGMRGVKGMICDTSVVDPNKGLFIRDHFLLDIMDLWPEQTFVLLLTGEIHERESDLIRSFRAEMDKRAWLPGYVYNVLEAMPDDSHPMCMLDTGILVMQRESTFRKMYDKGMRKEDYWKATLDDALNLLAKIPMLAAAVYRLRYKKGDYIRWTSGLDYGGNFANMLGIPDPHGQFAELMRLYLHFHCDHEGGNVSANTCHTVGSALSDPYYSVSAGLNGLAGPLHGLANQECLRWVLDTIELFRGVPNEEEIEAYAFKTLRSGQVIPGYGHAVLRVADPRFIGFNRFGKKYIPEDPVFLTVDRVFNVVPKVLQQFSEERVKEGKGAIANFYPNVDAGSGALLYHYGMTEFEYYTVLFSVSRAMGMLAQLIWNRAVGTAITRPKSVSMKWLAENVK from the coding sequence ATGGCGACTCTGCAGGAGAGACTGGACGAGCTGGTTCCAAAGTGGCGCGCCGAGAGGGCCAACCTTCTCAAGGAGAAGGGGCAGAAGGTGATCAGCGAGGTCACCGTGGCCCAAGCCTTCGGCGGGATGCGCGGCGTGAAGGGGATGATCTGCGACACATCGGTCGTCGACCCGAACAAGGGCCTCTTCATCCGCGACCATTTCCTTCTCGACATCATGGATCTCTGGCCGGAACAGACCTTCGTCCTCCTGCTCACAGGCGAGATCCACGAACGGGAGAGCGATCTTATCCGCTCCTTCCGCGCGGAGATGGACAAGCGCGCATGGCTCCCCGGATACGTGTACAACGTGCTCGAGGCGATGCCGGACGACAGCCATCCGATGTGCATGCTCGACACGGGCATCCTCGTGATGCAGAGGGAGAGCACGTTCCGAAAGATGTACGACAAGGGGATGCGGAAGGAGGACTACTGGAAGGCGACGCTCGACGACGCGCTCAACCTCCTCGCCAAGATCCCGATGCTCGCCGCGGCTGTCTATCGGCTGCGCTACAAAAAGGGCGACTACATCCGCTGGACGTCGGGGCTCGACTACGGCGGCAACTTCGCCAACATGCTCGGCATTCCCGATCCGCACGGACAGTTCGCCGAGCTGATGCGGCTCTATCTGCATTTCCATTGCGATCACGAGGGGGGAAACGTCAGCGCGAACACCTGCCACACGGTGGGATCCGCGCTTTCCGATCCGTACTACTCGGTGTCGGCCGGATTGAACGGGCTCGCCGGCCCGCTCCACGGGCTCGCGAATCAGGAATGTCTCCGTTGGGTGCTCGACACGATCGAGCTCTTCCGCGGCGTTCCGAACGAGGAGGAGATCGAAGCGTACGCCTTCAAGACGCTCCGCTCCGGCCAGGTGATCCCGGGGTACGGGCACGCGGTCCTTCGGGTGGCCGATCCTCGGTTCATCGGGTTCAATCGTTTCGGCAAGAAGTACATCCCCGAGGATCCGGTGTTCCTCACGGTCGACCGAGTGTTCAACGTGGTGCCGAAGGTGCTTCAGCAGTTCTCCGAGGAGAGGGTGAAGGAGGGGAAGGGCGCGATCGCGAACTTCTATCCGAACGTGGACGCGGGTTCGGGAGCGCTCCTCTATCACTACGGCATGACCGAGTTCGAGTACTACACGGTTCTCTTCAGCGTCTCGCGCGCGATGGGGATGCTCGCCCAGCTCATCTGGAACCGCGCGGTCGGGACCGCGATCACGCGGCCGAAGTCGGTGAGCATGAAGTGGCTCGCGGAGAACGTGAAGTAA
- a CDS encoding elongation factor G produces the protein MTTNTDRVRNIGISAHIDSGKTTLTERILYYTKRIHEMHEVNGKDGVGATMDSMELERERGITIQAAATNVRWAGRQINLIDTPGHVDFTIEVERALRVLDGAVLVLCAVAGVQSQSITVDRQMRRYGVPRIAFVNKCDRSGADPRRVAEQLRSKLGHNAVLLQLPIGLEVNHRGLIDLVSMKAVSFDGERGEIVREEEIPAEVRKEAEAAREKMIDDVSHFSEELTIAALEDRVGEELIHEAIRRGTLAMKMTPVLLGSAYKNKGIQKLLDAVVRYLPTPTDIRNEALSLDSPVERITLSNSREDPFLALAFKLEDRPYGQLTYVRIYQGVLRKGDSAVNTRTNRKVRIGRIARMHADEMEDIGEAEAGDIVALFGIDCASGDTLAAEGYRYSLLSMHVPDPVVSLAVRAKDRDSLDRLARALLRFTREDPTFRARVDEESGETVISGMGELHLEVYVERMRREYQVETETGQPQVAYRETITAKTDFDYTHRKQTGGAGQYGRVQGAIEPAPGTEFEFVNAVRGGNIPSEFIPACEKGFRAETAEGRLVGFPVTGIRVTLSDGAHHSVDSSEMAFQAAARGAFREAYPRAKPILLEPIMNVSVEGPAEFQGEMLRTLLQRRGVIIGTTDENEFVRIDAEVPLAEMFGYVTSLRSATQGKAEFTMEFARYAPVPREIAEKRIEELRKKKEGKTHVP, from the coding sequence ATGACGACGAACACCGATCGGGTCCGCAACATCGGGATCAGCGCTCACATCGACTCGGGGAAGACCACGCTCACCGAGCGGATCCTCTACTACACCAAGCGCATCCACGAGATGCACGAGGTGAACGGGAAGGACGGCGTCGGGGCCACGATGGACTCGATGGAGCTCGAGCGGGAGCGCGGGATCACCATCCAGGCGGCGGCGACGAACGTCCGCTGGGCGGGCCGGCAGATCAACCTCATCGACACGCCGGGCCATGTCGACTTCACGATCGAGGTCGAGCGCGCGCTTCGCGTTCTCGACGGCGCGGTGCTCGTCCTCTGCGCCGTCGCGGGGGTCCAATCTCAATCGATCACCGTCGACCGCCAGATGCGGCGCTACGGCGTCCCGCGCATCGCCTTCGTCAACAAGTGCGATCGCTCGGGGGCGGATCCGAGGCGCGTGGCCGAGCAGCTCCGCTCGAAGCTCGGCCACAACGCCGTTCTCCTTCAGCTCCCGATCGGTTTGGAAGTGAATCATCGCGGTCTTATTGATCTTGTCTCGATGAAGGCGGTCTCTTTCGACGGCGAGCGCGGCGAGATCGTGCGCGAGGAAGAGATCCCGGCGGAAGTTCGCAAGGAAGCCGAGGCAGCACGCGAGAAGATGATCGACGACGTCTCGCATTTCTCCGAGGAACTCACGATCGCCGCCCTCGAGGATCGCGTCGGCGAAGAGCTGATTCATGAAGCGATCCGCCGCGGAACGCTCGCGATGAAGATGACGCCGGTTCTTCTCGGATCCGCCTACAAGAACAAGGGGATCCAGAAGCTCCTCGACGCGGTGGTCCGCTACCTCCCCACCCCCACGGACATTCGGAACGAAGCGCTCTCCCTCGACTCGCCGGTGGAACGGATCACCCTCTCGAACTCGCGCGAGGACCCCTTTCTCGCCCTCGCGTTCAAGCTCGAGGATCGGCCGTACGGGCAGCTCACCTACGTCCGCATCTATCAGGGCGTCCTCCGGAAGGGGGATAGCGCGGTCAACACGCGCACGAACCGAAAGGTCCGCATCGGGCGGATCGCGCGGATGCACGCCGACGAGATGGAAGACATCGGCGAGGCGGAGGCCGGGGACATCGTCGCGCTCTTCGGAATCGACTGCGCCTCCGGCGACACGCTTGCCGCCGAGGGCTATCGGTACAGTCTCCTCTCCATGCACGTCCCAGATCCGGTCGTCTCACTCGCGGTGCGGGCGAAAGACCGCGATTCCCTCGACCGGCTCGCGCGCGCGCTTCTTCGCTTCACCCGCGAGGACCCCACCTTCCGGGCGCGCGTCGACGAGGAGAGCGGAGAGACGGTGATCTCCGGGATGGGCGAGCTGCACCTGGAGGTTTATGTCGAAAGGATGCGGCGCGAGTATCAGGTCGAGACGGAGACGGGCCAGCCGCAGGTGGCCTATCGCGAGACGATCACCGCGAAGACGGATTTCGACTACACGCACCGGAAGCAGACCGGAGGAGCGGGTCAGTACGGACGTGTGCAAGGCGCGATCGAGCCGGCGCCCGGAACGGAGTTCGAGTTCGTAAACGCCGTGCGCGGGGGGAACATCCCCTCCGAGTTCATCCCGGCGTGCGAGAAGGGATTCCGAGCGGAGACGGCCGAGGGCCGCCTCGTCGGCTTCCCGGTCACCGGAATCCGCGTGACCCTCTCCGACGGCGCGCACCACAGCGTCGACTCATCCGAGATGGCCTTCCAGGCCGCCGCGCGCGGCGCGTTTCGCGAGGCTTACCCCCGCGCGAAGCCGATCCTTCTCGAGCCGATCATGAACGTCTCCGTGGAGGGGCCGGCCGAGTTCCAGGGAGAGATGCTGCGCACGCTCCTTCAGCGGCGGGGCGTCATCATCGGCACCACGGACGAGAACGAGTTCGTGCGGATCGACGCCGAGGTTCCGCTCGCCGAGATGTTCGGATACGTCACCTCGCTCCGATCCGCCACTCAGGGAAAGGCGGAGTTCACGATGGAGTTTGCGCGCTACGCGCCGGTCCCGAGGGAGATCGCCGAGAAGCGCATCGAGGAGCTTCGGAAGAAGAAGGAGGGGAAGACGCATGTACCGTAA
- a CDS encoding carboxypeptidase M32 yields the protein MVKEIHDLGCAEELLGWDQQTFMPPKGAEARASQMAVLAGVRHDRLAGDRMAELLAALDESEKGGLDPDARVNVRELRRLHGRARKVPGELVRELARLQSLGQDAWVRARKESDFPSFAPWLEKILALKRRIADAIGYEGSPYDALLDEFEPGATTAEIATLFDELKEELVPLAGRILEAARRAALEPIRGTYPIPDQEKLARRLAGMIGYDFEAGRIDVSAHPFTTGTLHDVRFTNRYDENDLTVGIFGALHEGGHALYQQGFDPAHEGTPRADWVSLGIHESQSRLWENMVGRSRAFWEHALPLVKESFTDAAGLTLDAWHRNVNRAEASLIRVEADEVTYNLHILLRFEIEVDLVEGRAAVADLPSIWNEKMRASLGIEPPNDARGVLQDIHWSAGLLGYFPTYTLGNLYAAQFYRAAARAIPDLEGCLRRGEFGLLLDWLRREIHWRGRTYRAGELVRVVTGEPLRSSYLMEYLEEKYTALYAA from the coding sequence TTGGTAAAGGAAATTCACGACCTCGGGTGCGCGGAGGAGTTGCTCGGCTGGGACCAGCAGACCTTCATGCCGCCGAAGGGGGCGGAGGCGCGCGCGTCGCAGATGGCGGTCTTGGCCGGGGTTCGTCATGACCGGCTCGCGGGGGACCGGATGGCCGAGCTCCTCGCGGCTCTCGACGAATCGGAGAAGGGAGGACTCGATCCGGACGCGCGCGTGAACGTGCGCGAGCTTCGGCGTCTGCACGGGCGCGCGCGGAAGGTGCCGGGGGAACTCGTGCGGGAGCTCGCGAGGCTCCAATCGCTCGGACAGGATGCCTGGGTTCGCGCCCGCAAGGAATCGGATTTCCCGTCCTTTGCACCGTGGCTCGAGAAGATCCTCGCTCTGAAACGCCGGATCGCCGACGCGATCGGCTACGAGGGATCCCCCTACGATGCTCTTCTCGACGAGTTCGAGCCGGGAGCGACGACGGCGGAGATTGCGACCCTCTTCGACGAGCTCAAGGAGGAGCTCGTTCCCCTGGCGGGGCGGATCCTTGAGGCCGCGCGCCGGGCCGCGCTCGAGCCGATCCGCGGGACGTATCCGATTCCGGATCAGGAAAAGCTCGCGCGCCGCTTGGCTGGGATGATCGGCTACGATTTCGAGGCGGGGCGGATCGACGTCTCCGCGCATCCCTTCACGACGGGAACCTTGCACGATGTTCGATTCACGAATCGTTATGACGAGAACGATCTTACCGTCGGGATCTTCGGCGCCCTTCACGAGGGAGGGCACGCCCTGTACCAGCAGGGGTTCGATCCTGCGCACGAAGGAACCCCGCGCGCCGATTGGGTCAGCCTTGGAATTCACGAGTCGCAATCGCGTCTGTGGGAGAACATGGTCGGACGATCGCGCGCGTTTTGGGAGCACGCGCTTCCCCTAGTCAAAGAGAGCTTCACGGACGCGGCGGGTCTCACGCTCGACGCGTGGCATCGGAACGTAAACCGCGCGGAGGCGTCGCTCATCCGCGTCGAGGCGGATGAGGTGACGTACAACCTTCACATCCTTCTCCGCTTCGAGATCGAGGTCGATCTGGTCGAGGGGCGGGCCGCGGTCGCGGATCTTCCGTCGATTTGGAACGAGAAGATGCGCGCGTCTCTCGGGATCGAGCCGCCGAATGATGCGAGAGGCGTTCTTCAGGACATCCACTGGTCGGCTGGGCTTCTCGGCTACTTCCCCACCTACACGCTCGGGAACCTCTACGCGGCGCAGTTCTACCGGGCGGCCGCACGCGCGATTCCCGATCTCGAGGGTTGTCTCCGGAGAGGGGAGTTCGGTTTGCTTCTCGATTGGCTCCGCCGCGAAATCCACTGGCGAGGCCGAACCTACCGCGCGGGCGAGCTCGTCCGCGTCGTGACGGGAGAGCCGCTCCGATCGTCCTATCTCATGGAATACCTGGAAGAGAAGTACACCGCCCTCTACGCGGCTTAG
- the pepF gene encoding oligoendopeptidase F, which produces MVGKHALLLASLVLLALPAAIDAQQAARERADIPEKYKWDLTNIYANEADWDTELEWVDSMVPEVLAFRGKLGESAETLLAFHKKSEEMDRIFSRLFAYAGLKADEDARVSRYQGLRQRVRSAGVAVQAATAWVQPELLSIPEEKLQGFLDELPRLKVYQHSYNDLWRSREHILSEEEEKILSLAGDLAATPRDVFNQMTNADLKFGTVVDEKGEEIELTQARYGTLLESPDRRVRKDAYDVFYEGYGRYLHGSAAAFAGVLKRDLFFARARGYDSCVEASLDDDNVRTEILENLIATVSANLDPVKRYYQIRKRVMELDTLYTYDTYVPLTPELNESYEYETAVQMIETGLKPLGPDYVKEVGKGFRSRWVDVYENVGKRSGAYSWGSSALPHPFMLMNYEGKIEDVFTLAHEMGHSMHTFYTVATQPQVYSGVPLFTAEVASTTNEALLMDDLLRKTKDRDKKIFLLNYYIRQIMGTVYTQVMFAEFETIAHGMAEKGEPITVESLGEVYRGLLEKYSGGEVVYPETSTTGWARIPHFYRNFYVYKYATSYAAATAISQKILKKEKGAREAYLDFLKSGSSDYPIEIIKKAGVDLSSPAPIQATCDLFARLVDELDRELAKKGI; this is translated from the coding sequence GTGGTCGGAAAGCACGCCCTTCTTCTCGCATCCCTCGTTCTTCTCGCCCTTCCGGCGGCGATCGACGCGCAGCAGGCGGCCCGCGAGCGCGCGGACATCCCGGAGAAGTACAAGTGGGATCTCACCAATATCTACGCGAACGAGGCGGACTGGGACACGGAGCTGGAATGGGTCGATTCGATGGTCCCCGAGGTCCTCGCCTTCCGCGGGAAGCTCGGCGAGTCCGCGGAGACCCTGCTCGCCTTCCACAAGAAGTCGGAGGAGATGGACCGCATCTTCTCGCGCCTCTTCGCCTATGCGGGCCTGAAAGCGGACGAGGACGCGCGCGTCTCGCGCTACCAGGGTCTCCGCCAGCGAGTGCGAAGCGCCGGCGTCGCCGTGCAGGCGGCGACCGCCTGGGTGCAGCCGGAGCTTCTCTCGATCCCCGAGGAGAAGCTCCAGGGGTTCCTCGACGAGCTTCCCCGGCTCAAGGTCTACCAGCATTCCTACAACGATCTCTGGAGATCGCGCGAGCACATCCTCTCCGAAGAGGAGGAGAAGATCCTCTCGCTCGCCGGGGATCTCGCCGCGACTCCCCGCGACGTCTTCAACCAGATGACCAACGCCGACCTCAAGTTCGGAACGGTCGTCGACGAGAAGGGCGAGGAGATCGAGCTGACTCAGGCGCGTTACGGGACGCTCTTGGAAAGCCCCGACCGACGCGTGCGGAAGGACGCCTATGACGTGTTCTACGAGGGTTACGGCCGCTACCTGCACGGAAGCGCGGCCGCGTTTGCCGGCGTGTTGAAGCGCGACCTCTTCTTCGCCCGCGCGCGCGGCTACGACTCGTGCGTCGAGGCCTCCCTCGACGACGACAACGTCCGGACGGAGATTCTCGAGAACCTGATCGCGACGGTGAGCGCGAACCTGGATCCGGTCAAGCGGTACTATCAGATCCGGAAGCGCGTGATGGAGCTCGACACTCTCTATACCTACGACACCTACGTTCCTCTCACCCCGGAGCTCAACGAATCGTACGAGTACGAGACCGCGGTCCAGATGATCGAGACGGGCCTCAAGCCGCTCGGCCCGGACTACGTGAAGGAGGTCGGAAAGGGATTCCGCTCCCGTTGGGTCGACGTGTACGAGAACGTCGGCAAGAGGAGCGGAGCCTACTCGTGGGGATCGAGCGCTCTCCCCCACCCGTTCATGCTCATGAACTACGAGGGGAAGATCGAGGACGTGTTCACGCTTGCGCACGAGATGGGCCACTCGATGCACACGTTCTACACGGTCGCGACGCAGCCGCAGGTGTACAGCGGGGTTCCGCTCTTCACCGCGGAGGTCGCCTCGACCACGAACGAAGCCCTTCTCATGGACGATCTCTTGAGAAAGACCAAGGACCGCGACAAGAAGATCTTTCTGTTGAACTACTACATCCGTCAAATTATGGGGACGGTCTACACGCAGGTCATGTTCGCCGAGTTCGAGACGATCGCGCACGGGATGGCGGAGAAGGGGGAGCCGATCACGGTCGAGTCGCTCGGCGAGGTGTACCGCGGTCTTCTCGAGAAGTATTCCGGAGGCGAGGTCGTCTATCCGGAGACGTCGACGACCGGTTGGGCCCGGATCCCGCACTTCTATCGCAACTTCTACGTCTACAAGTACGCGACGAGCTACGCCGCGGCGACCGCGATCTCGCAGAAGATCCTCAAGAAGGAGAAGGGGGCGCGCGAGGCGTATCTCGACTTCCTGAAGAGCGGCTCGAGCGACTACCCGATCGAGATCATCAAGAAGGCTGGCGTCGATCTCTCCTCGCCGGCGCCGATCCAGGCGACGTGCGATCTGTTCGCGCGGCTCGTCGACGAGCTGGATCGGGAGCTCGCGAAGAAGGGGATCTGA
- the nth gene encoding endonuclease III → MTSESEAKRTARAQRIVRELRRLYPDATCALKHENAFELLVATILSAQSTDETVNRVAPSLFAKYRTAADYAAADPAVFEGEIRSTGFFRQKTKSVLGAARRIVEEYRGEVPDTMEELVRLPGVARKTANVVLGTWFGKNEGIVVDTHVGRLAHRLALTWRSRNEKDAVRIEEDLIEIVPRKEWTFLGHALILHGRRVCSARKPACDQCALAPDCPSAFRLEALRSPSSRAPDPARRRAARTDRTSPGSAPARRDRRQPS, encoded by the coding sequence ATGACAAGCGAGAGCGAGGCAAAGCGGACCGCGCGCGCGCAGAGGATCGTGCGGGAGCTTCGCCGTCTCTATCCGGACGCGACTTGCGCGCTGAAGCACGAGAACGCGTTCGAGCTTCTCGTCGCGACGATCCTCTCCGCGCAGTCGACCGACGAGACGGTGAACCGCGTCGCCCCCAGTCTCTTCGCCAAGTACCGGACGGCGGCCGACTACGCCGCTGCGGATCCCGCGGTCTTCGAGGGAGAGATCCGCTCGACCGGCTTCTTCCGCCAGAAGACGAAGAGCGTTCTCGGCGCGGCGCGGAGGATCGTCGAGGAGTACCGAGGAGAGGTGCCGGACACGATGGAGGAGCTCGTGCGGCTCCCCGGCGTCGCCCGAAAGACCGCGAACGTCGTCCTCGGCACATGGTTCGGAAAGAACGAAGGGATCGTCGTCGACACGCATGTCGGGCGGCTCGCGCACCGCCTCGCGCTCACCTGGCGAAGCCGGAACGAGAAGGACGCCGTCCGCATCGAGGAGGATCTGATCGAGATCGTCCCAAGGAAGGAATGGACCTTTCTCGGGCACGCGCTCATCCTGCACGGGCGCCGCGTCTGCTCCGCTCGCAAGCCCGCCTGCGACCAGTGCGCGCTCGCGCCCGATTGCCCCTCCGCGTTCCGTCTCGAAGCGCTCAGATCCCCTTCTTCGCGAGCTCCCGATCCAGCTCGTCGACGAGCCGCGCGAACAGATCGCACGTCGCCTGGATCGGCGCCGGCGAGGAGAGATCGACGCCAGCCTTCTTGA